A portion of the Bacillota bacterium genome contains these proteins:
- a CDS encoding histidinol-phosphatase: protein MIPDYHMHLESDETTAPCPYTVERVAIYADAARQAGLPEFGISEHGHRFVEFRRSMEPLFGSGFRQHPQVRQWLMREFRESLERYAGAIVEARRQGLPVRLGVEVDYVPGQEEAIREAVAQAPWDYVIGSVHFLDGECIDCGPEIAWPGADVDRVWQRYYEVMAQAAASGLFDVISHPDLPKKFGHRAVHFPQEAFDKFLQAARARGVAVEVNTAGLRKPVHEIYPGLEILRRMVRAGLDVHVGSDAHDPKEVGAGFTEAVSWMKAAGVERVVRWRGRAREYAAL, encoded by the coding sequence GTGATACCCGACTACCACATGCACCTGGAGTCCGACGAGACCACCGCGCCGTGCCCCTACACCGTTGAGCGTGTGGCCATCTACGCCGATGCCGCCCGGCAGGCCGGTCTGCCTGAATTTGGCATTAGCGAACACGGCCACCGTTTCGTCGAGTTCCGGCGCTCCATGGAACCGCTGTTCGGCAGCGGCTTTCGGCAGCACCCCCAGGTTCGGCAGTGGCTTATGCGCGAATTCCGGGAATCCCTCGAGCGCTACGCCGGGGCGATTGTGGAGGCCAGGCGACAGGGTCTGCCCGTGAGGCTCGGCGTCGAGGTGGACTACGTTCCCGGACAGGAGGAGGCCATCCGCGAGGCTGTGGCTCAAGCGCCCTGGGACTACGTGATCGGATCCGTACATTTCCTCGACGGCGAGTGCATCGACTGCGGGCCGGAGATCGCGTGGCCCGGCGCTGACGTGGACCGCGTCTGGCAGCGCTACTACGAGGTGATGGCGCAGGCGGCCGCGAGCGGGCTTTTCGACGTGATCTCGCACCCGGATCTGCCCAAGAAGTTCGGCCACCGGGCCGTACACTTTCCGCAGGAGGCCTTCGACAAGTTCTTACAGGCGGCCAGGGCTCGGGGGGTCGCCGTGGAAGTCAATACTGCGGGCTTGCGCAAGCCTGTGCACGAGATCTACCCCGGCCTGGAGATCCTGCGGCGGATGGTGCGGGCGGGGCTCGACGTTCACGTGGGATCGGACGCCCACGACCCGAAGGAGGTCGGGGCGGGCTTCACGGAGGCCGTTTCGTGGATGAAGGCAGCGGGCGTCGAGCGGGTTGTCCGGTGGAGGGGCCGGGCGCGGGAGTACGCGGCGCTTTGA
- the dnaJ gene encoding molecular chaperone DnaJ, whose amino-acid sequence MAPKRDYYEVLGVARDASPEEIKKAFRELARRYHPDVNKADPNAAEKFKEISEAYQVLSDPEKRAQYDRFGHVFDGQAPGADGPGTGQAGGWPGGFGDFGGLFDDLFDQIFGGPRKRTAQGPVAGDDLRYDLELTFEQMAFGTEPQLEVPRLEVCPRCSGSRAEPGHPPQRCSTCGGRGQVQQVSETIFGRFVQVRTCPRCGGRGMEIPVRCRECGGEGRVRRRRRITVKVPPGVEDGVRLRVPGGGDVGLDGGPPGDLYVFVTVKPHPIFTRRGYDVHCEVPISMLDAALGGEVRVPTLDGEQVVGVKEGTQAGDSRRIAGKGIRRPDGGRGDQVVTFRVVTPTHLSERQKALLREALGAPDHAAEVKDRGRAARSESGTGVFGRWHRR is encoded by the coding sequence GTGGCGCCCAAGCGTGACTACTACGAGGTGCTGGGTGTTGCTCGGGACGCCAGCCCCGAGGAGATCAAGAAGGCCTTCCGGGAACTGGCGCGCCGGTATCATCCCGACGTCAACAAAGCCGACCCCAACGCGGCCGAAAAGTTCAAGGAGATCAGCGAGGCCTACCAGGTCTTAAGCGACCCGGAAAAGCGCGCCCAGTACGACCGGTTCGGTCACGTTTTCGACGGGCAGGCGCCGGGAGCCGACGGGCCAGGCACGGGGCAGGCCGGCGGCTGGCCGGGCGGCTTTGGCGACTTCGGCGGGCTGTTCGACGACCTGTTCGACCAGATCTTCGGCGGGCCCCGTAAGCGGACCGCGCAGGGTCCCGTCGCCGGTGACGACCTGCGCTACGATCTGGAACTGACCTTCGAGCAGATGGCTTTTGGCACCGAGCCGCAACTGGAGGTGCCGAGGCTCGAGGTGTGCCCGCGGTGCAGCGGCAGCCGGGCCGAGCCCGGGCACCCGCCGCAGCGGTGCAGCACGTGCGGCGGCCGGGGCCAGGTCCAGCAGGTGAGCGAGACCATCTTCGGGCGGTTCGTGCAGGTGCGCACCTGCCCCCGCTGCGGTGGGCGGGGCATGGAGATCCCCGTTCGGTGCCGCGAGTGCGGCGGCGAGGGCCGCGTGCGCCGGAGGCGTCGGATCACCGTAAAGGTGCCGCCGGGGGTAGAAGACGGCGTGCGGCTCCGGGTGCCGGGCGGAGGGGACGTGGGCCTCGACGGAGGGCCGCCTGGAGATCTGTACGTGTTCGTCACGGTAAAGCCGCACCCGATCTTCACCCGCCGCGGCTACGACGTGCACTGCGAGGTGCCCATCAGCATGCTGGATGCGGCGCTGGGCGGGGAGGTGCGGGTGCCGACGCTGGACGGCGAGCAGGTCGTGGGCGTCAAAGAGGGCACGCAGGCCGGCGACTCGCGCCGTATCGCCGGCAAGGGCATCCGCCGGCCGGACGGCGGCCGGGGCGACCAGGTGGTTACCTTCCGCGTCGTGACCCCGACACATCTGAGCGAGCGGCAAAAAGCCCTGCTGCGCGAGGCGCTGGGAGCGCCGGATCACGCCGCAGAGGTGAAAGACAGGGGCAGGGCGGCCCGTAGCGAGTCCGGGACAGGGGTCTTCGGCCGCTGGCATCGCCGCTGA
- the grpE gene encoding nucleotide exchange factor GrpE, protein MSRRIGPAEGDVVQSAGRLVRGELALQHASDMGQERVHWTDGVPAEGADTPAPGTEVPSGPGGQEPQRAPAEALRDGQEAGEQASEPTPGAPADGALIEDREAQLEEARQQVKTLEGQLHRLMADFENYRRRARAEVERAADEAFERVARRLLTVVDDLERSMSAIPEDPRWSSVATGIRMVHQELLAALEAAEIRPVAAVGEPFDPAVHHAVGQLEVDDPARDGTVVEELQRGFMLKGRVVRPAMVKVGVLRRPPAQREEPNVTPDETPDSQEGISHERQGQ, encoded by the coding sequence ATGTCCAGACGGATCGGGCCTGCAGAGGGTGACGTGGTACAATCTGCAGGCCGTCTTGTTCGGGGGGAGTTGGCGCTGCAGCACGCATCCGACATGGGGCAGGAAAGGGTTCACTGGACGGACGGGGTGCCGGCGGAGGGCGCGGACACGCCCGCTCCCGGCACGGAGGTCCCCTCGGGGCCCGGTGGTCAGGAGCCACAACGGGCGCCGGCGGAGGCCCTGCGGGACGGGCAGGAGGCCGGTGAACAAGCCTCGGAGCCGACGCCCGGAGCGCCGGCCGACGGGGCCCTGATCGAGGACCGGGAGGCCCAACTCGAGGAGGCTCGCCAGCAGGTCAAGACGCTGGAGGGGCAGCTCCATCGCCTGATGGCGGACTTCGAGAACTACCGGCGGCGCGCCCGGGCCGAAGTCGAGCGGGCCGCGGACGAGGCCTTCGAACGCGTCGCCCGCCGGCTGCTCACCGTCGTGGACGACCTGGAGCGGAGCATGTCCGCGATCCCGGAAGATCCGCGGTGGTCGTCGGTGGCCACGGGCATTAGAATGGTTCATCAGGAACTCCTGGCGGCCCTGGAGGCCGCCGAGATTCGCCCCGTGGCTGCCGTGGGGGAGCCGTTTGACCCGGCGGTACACCACGCGGTGGGGCAGCTCGAGGTGGACGACCCAGCCCGGGATGGCACCGTCGTCGAAGAGCTCCAGCGAGGCTTCATGCTCAAGGGGCGGGTCGTGCGGCCGGCCATGGTGAAGGTCGGGGTGTTGCGCCGGCCGCCTGCACAGAGAGAAGAGCCGAATGTGACGCCGGATGAAACGCCGGACAGCCAGGAAGGGATCAGCCATGAGCGGCAAGGTCAGTGA
- the dnaK gene encoding molecular chaperone DnaK, protein MSGKVSEKVIGIDLGTTNSVVAVMEGGEVTVIPNPEGSRLTPSAVAWTKEGQRLVGQAAKRQAVLNPERTILSIKRKMGTDHKVTIDGKSYTPQEISAMILQKLKQDAENYLGEPVNKAVITCPAYFTDAQRQATKDAGTIAGLEVLRIINEPTASALAYGIDKEKENQTVLVFDLGGGTFDVSILEIGGGVFEVKATAGNNRLGGDDFDERIMRWLIKELKEASGVDVSNDRMALQRLKEAAEKAKIELSGLLETTISLPFIASGPNGPVHLERTLTRALFNQLTADLVEATVGPVRRALEDAKLSPAQIDKILLVGGSTRMPAVQEKIREIFGKEPSKGVNPDEAVAIGAAIQGAVLAGEVRSIVLLDVTPLSLGVETLGGVMTVLIPRNTPIPTSKKQIFTTAADNQTTVDIHVLQGERPMAADNVTLGRFQLTGIPPAPRGIPQIEVSFDIDVNGIVNVSAKDMATGKSQAITVRSSRLSEQDIERMVKEAEKFAEEDRRRKELAEARNQADSLIYSTDKMVKDLGDKVTASQKERIEQAKSGLRQAMDGNDPQAIKDRTEDLSKVLHEVTSAVYAAAGPQGAAAAGGGQGAASSTGAGDGKHPDGKVVDTEFRVENPESAGKGS, encoded by the coding sequence ATGAGCGGCAAGGTCAGTGAGAAGGTCATCGGCATCGACCTGGGGACCACCAACTCGGTCGTGGCCGTCATGGAGGGCGGCGAGGTCACGGTCATCCCCAACCCGGAGGGGAGCCGGCTGACGCCCTCGGCCGTTGCGTGGACGAAGGAGGGACAGCGCCTGGTGGGGCAGGCTGCCAAGCGCCAGGCGGTGCTCAACCCGGAGCGGACCATCCTCTCCATCAAGCGCAAGATGGGGACCGACCACAAGGTCACCATCGACGGCAAGAGCTACACGCCCCAGGAGATCTCGGCCATGATCCTGCAGAAGCTCAAGCAGGACGCCGAGAACTACCTGGGCGAGCCGGTCAACAAGGCCGTGATTACGTGCCCGGCCTACTTCACGGACGCCCAGCGCCAGGCCACGAAGGATGCGGGCACCATCGCGGGGCTCGAGGTGCTCCGGATCATCAACGAGCCCACAGCGTCGGCGCTGGCCTACGGGATCGACAAGGAGAAGGAAAACCAGACGGTCCTCGTCTTCGACCTGGGCGGCGGGACCTTCGACGTGTCCATCCTGGAGATCGGCGGCGGCGTGTTTGAGGTGAAGGCCACCGCCGGCAACAACCGCCTGGGCGGCGACGACTTCGACGAGCGCATCATGCGCTGGCTCATCAAGGAACTCAAAGAGGCGAGCGGCGTCGACGTCTCCAACGACCGCATGGCCCTGCAGCGGCTCAAGGAGGCGGCGGAGAAGGCCAAAATCGAGCTTTCAGGGTTGCTTGAGACCACCATCAGCCTGCCGTTCATCGCCTCGGGGCCCAACGGGCCGGTGCACCTGGAGCGCACGCTGACGCGGGCGCTGTTCAACCAGTTGACGGCCGATCTCGTCGAGGCGACGGTGGGGCCGGTGCGGCGGGCGCTGGAGGACGCCAAGCTGAGCCCGGCCCAGATCGACAAGATCCTGCTGGTAGGCGGATCGACCCGGATGCCGGCCGTGCAGGAGAAGATCCGGGAGATCTTTGGCAAGGAGCCGAGCAAGGGGGTCAACCCGGACGAGGCGGTGGCCATCGGGGCAGCCATTCAGGGCGCCGTGCTGGCCGGCGAGGTGCGCAGCATCGTGCTGCTCGACGTCACGCCGCTGTCGCTGGGCGTCGAGACCCTGGGCGGCGTGATGACGGTGCTCATCCCGCGCAACACGCCGATCCCGACCAGCAAGAAGCAGATCTTCACGACGGCGGCAGATAACCAGACGACGGTGGACATCCACGTGCTGCAGGGCGAGCGGCCGATGGCTGCCGACAACGTCACGCTGGGGCGGTTCCAATTGACCGGCATTCCGCCTGCGCCGCGCGGGATCCCCCAGATCGAGGTCAGCTTCGACATCGACGTCAACGGCATCGTCAACGTCTCGGCCAAGGACATGGCCACGGGGAAGTCGCAGGCCATCACCGTGCGCTCCTCGCGCCTGTCCGAGCAGGACATCGAGCGCATGGTGAAGGAGGCCGAGAAGTTCGCCGAGGAGGACCGCCGGCGCAAGGAACTGGCCGAAGCGCGCAACCAGGCCGACAGCCTCATCTACTCTACCGACAAGATGGTGAAGGACCTGGGCGACAAGGTCACGGCGTCCCAGAAGGAGCGCATCGAACAGGCGAAGTCCGGGCTGCGCCAGGCCATGGACGGAAACGACCCGCAGGCCATCAAGGATCGCACCGAGGACCTCAGCAAGGTGCTTCACGAGGTGACCTCGGCGGTTTACGCGGCGGCCGGGCCGCAGGGTGCGGCGGCCGCGGGCGGCGGGCAGGGTGCGGCCTCTTCCACGGGGGCCGGGGATGGCAAGCACCCGGATGGCAAGGTCGTCGACACCGAGTTTCGGGTCGAGAACCCCGAGTCGGCGGGGAAGGGAAGCTGA
- a CDS encoding 50S ribosomal protein L11 methyltransferase, which yields MPAAGAEVAGWMLGGRPGCTGIETAATGREQPAARSVVLRAYFSSLTAARRAAQDVPSRLRRWAYQAGLGDDGALIGPARLEAVPAVEAAGRKAWAATLEPARAGGGVVTARGRVTATRSRTARPKRRGALYRVVVPPGMAFGTGHHPTTQQALWCLELAIKEMRGSGGDGPLVVDVGTGSGVLAIAARELGAGRVVAVDTDPLAIPIARRNARRNRASGIAFRQGSVTSAARVAGWEAAQVVVANLLAETLVELAASLARLLAGGGLLIGAGIAQEKAGQVVEALEAQGLACEAVGGWSGWVWVAARRRAGDGREPVAGAR from the coding sequence GTGCCAGCCGCCGGGGCTGAGGTGGCCGGGTGGATGCTGGGCGGCCGGCCGGGCTGTACGGGCATTGAGACCGCCGCCACGGGGCGGGAGCAGCCGGCGGCCCGATCGGTTGTGCTCCGGGCTTACTTCTCCTCTCTCACGGCGGCCCGGCGCGCCGCGCAGGACGTTCCGTCACGCCTCAGGCGGTGGGCGTATCAGGCCGGGCTCGGTGACGACGGTGCCCTGATTGGGCCCGCCAGGCTTGAAGCCGTGCCCGCGGTTGAGGCGGCCGGGCGGAAGGCCTGGGCCGCCACGCTGGAGCCTGCGCGCGCCGGCGGAGGCGTGGTCACGGCCCGGGGCCGGGTCACGGCGACGCGAAGCCGCACCGCCCGCCCGAAGCGCAGGGGGGCTCTCTACCGGGTCGTTGTTCCCCCGGGGATGGCGTTTGGCACGGGACACCATCCGACCACGCAGCAGGCGCTCTGGTGCCTCGAACTGGCCATCAAGGAGATGAGGGGCAGCGGCGGCGATGGCCCCCTGGTTGTTGACGTCGGCACCGGCAGCGGGGTGCTGGCCATAGCAGCCCGGGAGCTGGGCGCGGGCCGGGTGGTGGCGGTGGACACGGATCCGCTCGCCATCCCCATCGCCCGGCGCAACGCTCGCCGAAACCGAGCGAGCGGGATCGCGTTCCGGCAGGGCTCGGTGACGTCGGCTGCGAGGGTCGCCGGCTGGGAAGCCGCCCAGGTGGTGGTGGCCAACCTGCTGGCGGAGACGCTCGTCGAACTGGCTGCAAGCCTGGCGCGCCTTCTGGCAGGGGGCGGGCTTCTCATCGGCGCGGGGATCGCTCAGGAGAAGGCCGGACAGGTCGTGGAGGCTCTCGAGGCACAGGGCCTGGCCTGCGAGGCGGTGGGCGGCTGGAGCGGGTGGGTCTGGGTAGCTGCACGGCGCAGGGCGGGAGATGGCCGTGAGCCGGTTGCGGGTGCTCGTTGA
- a CDS encoding RsmE family RNA methyltransferase: protein MSRLRVLVDPPVLLGARPGAEVEVKGSEARRLVRVMRVRPGEEVQLFDGRGRAWNGHVMRVAPGRLAVRLSHPEPEGAGPEPVLRLVLLQAVPKGDRMELALEKATELGVSEVWPVITKRSVVRPDGSGGRLVRWRRVVETAARQAGRLAVPEVRPPLAWDRALLEVTQLGGRWARIVAWEQAEGPLTAVLSRGAAPDLAGVVMAAGPEGGLTRDEVRLAESADFEVVSLGPRVLRAETAGWVMLALVQAWWGDLVGSLAGAGLQARLGAGRSA from the coding sequence GTGAGCCGGTTGCGGGTGCTCGTTGACCCGCCGGTCCTGCTCGGGGCCCGGCCCGGGGCCGAGGTAGAAGTAAAGGGCAGCGAAGCCCGCAGGCTGGTGCGGGTCATGCGGGTCCGCCCGGGGGAAGAGGTCCAGCTCTTCGACGGGCGGGGCCGTGCCTGGAACGGTCACGTCATGAGGGTCGCGCCCGGCCGGCTGGCCGTGAGGCTGAGCCACCCCGAACCGGAAGGGGCCGGGCCGGAGCCCGTCTTGCGCCTGGTGCTGCTCCAAGCCGTGCCCAAGGGTGACCGTATGGAACTGGCGCTGGAGAAGGCGACCGAGCTTGGCGTCAGCGAGGTCTGGCCGGTCATCACAAAACGTTCGGTGGTGCGCCCGGACGGCAGCGGCGGGCGCCTCGTGCGCTGGCGGCGGGTGGTGGAGACCGCCGCGCGGCAAGCGGGGCGGTTGGCTGTGCCCGAGGTAAGGCCGCCGCTCGCGTGGGACCGCGCCCTCCTGGAGGTGACGCAGCTCGGCGGCAGGTGGGCGCGGATAGTGGCGTGGGAGCAGGCCGAAGGCCCGTTGACCGCTGTTCTCTCCCGGGGGGCCGCTCCCGATCTGGCCGGAGTGGTGATGGCCGCAGGGCCGGAAGGAGGCCTGACCCGGGACGAGGTACGCCTGGCAGAGAGCGCGGACTTCGAGGTGGTTTCGTTGGGCCCCCGGGTGCTGCGCGCGGAGACCGCCGGGTGGGTCATGCTGGCGCTCGTCCAGGCGTGGTGGGGTGACCTCGTGGGGTCCCTCGCCGGGGCGGGCCTGCAAGCCCGATTAGGGGCCGGGCGGAGCGCCTAG